The Geotalea uraniireducens Rf4 genome window below encodes:
- the fliJ gene encoding flagellar export protein FliJ, producing the protein MAKKGFELDQVLNFRMEVEKMRKIDFATAKQEFEGANEQLMKEEEAMSHLIHEFADKQKDGISAAELLLYADFSRKKTVDIREHRQAVISLERKMTEKRETLLDAAKDKKVLEAFKDRKIRAYNQGIAEKERHFLDEISIQKTGHGKR; encoded by the coding sequence ATGGCAAAAAAGGGGTTTGAACTTGATCAGGTCCTCAACTTCCGCATGGAAGTGGAGAAGATGCGGAAGATTGATTTCGCCACTGCAAAACAGGAATTCGAGGGTGCCAACGAGCAGCTGATGAAGGAAGAAGAGGCCATGAGCCATCTTATTCACGAATTCGCCGACAAGCAGAAAGACGGCATATCCGCGGCTGAATTACTGCTTTATGCCGATTTCAGCCGGAAAAAAACAGTGGACATTCGGGAGCATCGTCAGGCGGTAATTTCCCTTGAAAGAAAAATGACAGAAAAGAGAGAAACCCTTCTCGATGCAGCCAAGGACAAGAAAGTGCTGGAAGCTTTCAAGGATCGTAAAATCCGGGCGTATAACCAGGGTATTGCGGAAAAGGAGAGGCATTTTCTTGACGAGATATCCATTCAGAAGACCGGGCATG
- the fliI gene encoding flagellar protein export ATPase FliI has product MSLSKIDLSRFMHAVEAVKPIRLHGKVTQVVGLVIEGFCPETAVGTLCEINSHGSDPIPAEVVGFRDNKTLLMPLGELRGVGLGSLISVRREKASLGVGPALLGRVIDGLGSPIDDRGAIITGEEYPIYAMPVNPMKRRPIREPLDLGIRAINGLLTCGEGQRVGIMAGSGVGKSTLLGMIARYTEADVNVIALIGERGRELREFIEKDLQEEGLKKSVVVVATSDQPPLVRMRGAYIATTIAEYFQAQGKKVLLMMDSATRFAMAMREVGLAIGEPPTTKGYTPSVFAALPKLLERAGNFHGGSITGLYTVLVEGDDFNEPVSDAMRSILDGHIILSRELAARNIYPPIDVLNSASRVMMDVTSREHQKLAGGFKGVLATYRQAEDLINIGAYKPGSNPKIDYAIAKIEHMNSYLKQDVNDGVEVDAAVASLAEIFDASMAL; this is encoded by the coding sequence ATGTCTCTCAGCAAGATTGATTTAAGCCGTTTTATGCACGCCGTCGAAGCGGTGAAGCCGATAAGGCTTCACGGCAAGGTGACGCAGGTGGTGGGGCTCGTTATCGAAGGATTTTGCCCGGAAACCGCTGTCGGGACGCTCTGTGAGATTAATTCCCATGGGAGCGATCCGATCCCTGCCGAGGTGGTTGGTTTCCGCGACAACAAGACCCTTCTGATGCCATTGGGAGAGTTGCGTGGTGTGGGGTTGGGCAGCCTGATATCGGTGCGACGGGAAAAAGCCTCGCTAGGCGTAGGACCGGCTCTCCTGGGGCGTGTCATAGACGGGCTCGGGTCGCCGATTGATGACCGGGGGGCGATTATTACCGGCGAAGAATATCCCATCTACGCCATGCCGGTAAACCCCATGAAGCGTCGTCCGATCCGCGAACCGCTCGATCTCGGCATCAGGGCCATAAACGGCCTTCTGACCTGTGGCGAGGGACAGCGTGTGGGGATAATGGCCGGATCGGGGGTCGGCAAATCGACCCTGCTCGGCATGATTGCCCGCTATACCGAGGCGGATGTCAATGTGATCGCACTCATCGGTGAGCGCGGGAGGGAACTCCGGGAGTTTATCGAAAAGGATTTGCAGGAGGAAGGTCTGAAGAAGTCGGTGGTGGTGGTGGCTACCTCGGACCAGCCGCCGCTGGTACGGATGCGCGGAGCGTATATCGCCACTACCATTGCCGAGTATTTTCAGGCACAGGGGAAAAAGGTGCTGCTGATGATGGATTCCGCCACCCGCTTTGCCATGGCCATGCGGGAGGTGGGGCTGGCAATAGGTGAGCCGCCGACCACGAAGGGGTATACGCCGTCGGTCTTCGCCGCTCTTCCCAAATTGCTGGAGCGGGCGGGAAATTTTCACGGCGGGAGTATTACCGGGCTCTACACGGTACTTGTTGAAGGGGATGATTTTAACGAACCGGTTTCCGATGCCATGCGCAGCATTCTCGACGGGCACATCATACTGTCCCGGGAGTTGGCAGCCAGAAACATCTATCCTCCCATAGATGTTCTCAATAGCGCCAGCCGGGTTATGATGGATGTCACTTCCAGGGAGCACCAGAAACTGGCAGGCGGGTTCAAAGGGGTGCTTGCAACCTATCGCCAGGCCGAAGACCTGATAAATATCGGTGCCTATAAGCCGGGGAGCAATCCGAAGATCGATTACGCCATTGCCAAGATAGAGCATATGAATTCCTATCTGAAGCAGGATGTCAACGACGGCGTGGAGGTGGACGCCGCCGTGGCCTCATTGGCAGAGATTTTCGATGCTTCCATGGCGTTGTGA
- a CDS encoding FliH/SctL family protein — MSSSNIIKLNRSEEEGFVCFNFQELTEKEDFEAVSCEAGDNFVPILLGRCREQDAIRVGEDDSEADAAPVEAAEEEIIPGISEEEAARKVQAAFNEGVREGSRQAEESLSKVSEALAKALLSTGGLRQKVMQESEEDLLTLAVMIARKIILQEISIDRRILVSIVKEAVSNVSDGDEVVVRLNPADYEIVADNKQFSPGANEKRRMTLKADENIPSGGCLVDTSMGAIDARIDAQIDEIFRRFTEERSFLIDSPEKTVIEDYRDVSQQD; from the coding sequence ATGTCCTCGTCTAATATTATCAAGTTGAATCGCTCTGAAGAGGAAGGCTTTGTTTGCTTCAACTTCCAGGAGTTGACGGAGAAAGAGGACTTTGAAGCTGTGAGTTGCGAGGCCGGCGACAACTTTGTCCCGATCCTCCTCGGCAGATGCAGAGAGCAGGATGCAATACGCGTCGGGGAAGATGACTCCGAGGCGGATGCAGCGCCGGTAGAGGCGGCAGAGGAAGAAATTATTCCCGGGATTTCCGAGGAAGAGGCAGCGAGGAAAGTGCAGGCGGCTTTTAATGAAGGGGTTCGCGAAGGAAGTCGCCAGGCCGAAGAGTCTCTGTCCAAGGTGAGCGAGGCCCTGGCAAAAGCCCTGCTCAGCACGGGCGGCCTACGGCAGAAAGTCATGCAGGAAAGTGAAGAAGATCTGCTCACTCTTGCCGTTATGATAGCAAGAAAGATCATTCTTCAGGAGATATCCATTGACCGGAGGATACTGGTAAGCATCGTAAAAGAGGCGGTGAGCAACGTTTCCGACGGTGATGAAGTCGTCGTCAGGCTGAATCCGGCCGATTACGAGATAGTCGCCGACAACAAGCAGTTTTCTCCCGGCGCAAACGAGAAACGACGGATGACGCTCAAAGCGGATGAAAACATTCCCAGCGGCGGTTGTCTGGTCGATACGTCAATGGGGGCGATAGACGCAAGGATTGATGCTCAGATTGACGAGATTTTCCGGCGCTTCACGGAGGAACGCAGCTTTCTCATCGATTCCCCGGAGAAAACGGTGATTGAGGATTACAGAGATGTCTCTCAGCAAGATTGA
- the fliG gene encoding flagellar motor switch protein FliG encodes MTGADKAAILLIYLGPEATSKVFEHMDDVDIKKISQSMARLGHVSREEIQAVVSEFTDITNPESGFFSQGEEFVKKILEKALGVQKAQSLLQELRTSSIGDMVDVLASMDSKTIANFFSQEHPQTIAVILAKLKPKQTSEIIGLLPQELQADVVIRIAEVDQVSPEIIAEIDEVIRKELTSLGGIQRFKVGGVEKVVDMFGYLDRSREKKILDRLDVLNQPLAEVIRKHLFTFEDIFKLDDRAIQSIMREVSNDTLTLAMKTSPDDVKDKIFRNISSRAADMIREDLEVLGPVRLSDVEKAQSEIIKVVRKMEEEGKVVIAGRGGDDVLV; translated from the coding sequence ATGACCGGAGCCGATAAGGCGGCGATACTGCTCATATACCTTGGGCCTGAAGCGACGAGCAAGGTATTTGAACATATGGACGATGTCGATATAAAAAAAATCAGCCAGAGCATGGCGCGGCTGGGTCATGTTTCGCGTGAAGAGATCCAAGCCGTGGTTAGCGAGTTTACCGACATTACCAACCCGGAATCCGGGTTTTTTTCCCAGGGAGAAGAGTTTGTCAAGAAGATCCTGGAAAAGGCTCTCGGCGTGCAAAAAGCGCAAAGCCTTCTCCAGGAACTGCGTACCTCCAGCATCGGGGATATGGTGGATGTCCTTGCCAGCATGGATTCAAAAACCATCGCCAACTTTTTTTCCCAAGAACACCCCCAGACCATTGCAGTCATACTTGCCAAGCTGAAGCCGAAACAGACCAGTGAAATAATCGGGCTTCTCCCCCAAGAGCTTCAGGCCGACGTAGTGATACGTATTGCCGAGGTTGACCAGGTTTCACCGGAAATTATTGCCGAAATCGACGAGGTCATACGCAAGGAATTGACGTCCCTTGGCGGAATCCAGAGGTTCAAGGTGGGGGGCGTGGAAAAGGTGGTGGATATGTTTGGCTACCTTGACCGGAGCAGAGAGAAGAAGATCCTCGATCGACTCGATGTCCTCAATCAGCCTCTGGCGGAGGTAATCCGCAAACATCTCTTTACCTTTGAAGATATCTTCAAGCTGGATGATCGGGCTATTCAGTCGATCATGCGCGAGGTGAGCAACGATACCCTGACCCTGGCCATGAAGACTTCACCGGACGATGTGAAGGATAAGATCTTCCGCAATATCTCCTCCCGTGCAGCGGATATGATCCGGGAGGACCTGGAGGTATTGGGGCCGGTACGGCTTTCGGACGTGGAAAAGGCCCAGTCCGAGATCATAAAAGTCGTGAGGAAAATGGAAGAGGAAGGAAAGGTGGTTATTGCAGGCCGCGGGGGTGACGATGTCCTCGTCTAA
- the fliF gene encoding flagellar basal-body MS-ring/collar protein FliF, which produces MQEGFKKLLEPFLTLPPAKRLIVAGVAVASLVAFAALIVVANKTDYRPLFANLTTEDAGEIVKKLKDQKVPYQIAADGKAILVPSDKVYDLRLSLASEGLPQGGGVGFEIFDRKNFGMTEFVQKLNYQRALQGELSRTIAQLAGVEQARVHLAIAEKSLFKDNEKPTTASVVLKMKSNHTLRENEVQGVVHLVASSIEGMDPENVTVLDSRGKMLSKVGASDLTSKMTSTMQETQRTYEKNLEDRLQTLLDKVVGTGKSVARVSATFDFKQVEKYEERYDPESAAVRSEQRSEEKGGASTVAAGVPGVQSNMAKAAPAGVTSGGGSKSDETLNYEVSRSTARIIEPVGSMNKVSVAILVDGKYVAPASAKEGATAKAKYQPRTPDELQKIEALVKSAVGFNAERGDQVTVANIPFQETDDGGASDQDKWWNAPIMQALLKNLLIALGFFALLFLVIRPLLKTLKPHKAASTFQPLPEDDAAMQLAEVHKQQLEMQSLNQLELIEKVKQDPYQVAQILQNWLSHKD; this is translated from the coding sequence ATGCAGGAAGGTTTTAAAAAACTGCTTGAACCGTTTCTTACGCTCCCCCCAGCCAAACGCCTGATTGTGGCAGGGGTTGCTGTAGCTTCTCTCGTGGCCTTTGCGGCTCTGATCGTAGTCGCCAACAAGACCGATTATCGTCCTTTGTTCGCCAACCTGACTACCGAAGATGCCGGTGAGATCGTCAAAAAACTCAAGGACCAGAAAGTCCCATATCAGATCGCCGCTGATGGCAAAGCAATTCTTGTCCCATCCGACAAGGTTTATGATTTGCGGCTCTCGCTGGCGAGCGAAGGGCTTCCCCAAGGGGGCGGGGTAGGATTTGAGATATTCGACCGGAAAAATTTCGGCATGACGGAGTTCGTCCAGAAGCTTAACTATCAACGCGCTTTGCAGGGAGAGTTGTCACGCACCATCGCTCAGCTTGCCGGTGTGGAACAGGCCCGGGTTCACCTGGCGATAGCAGAAAAATCCCTGTTCAAGGACAATGAAAAGCCAACGACCGCTTCTGTTGTGCTGAAGATGAAGTCGAACCACACGCTTCGCGAAAACGAAGTGCAGGGTGTTGTGCACCTGGTGGCTTCTTCCATCGAGGGGATGGACCCTGAAAACGTGACAGTTCTTGACAGTCGCGGGAAAATGCTGAGTAAAGTAGGCGCTTCGGACCTTACGAGCAAGATGACCAGCACCATGCAGGAAACCCAGAGAACTTATGAAAAGAACCTTGAAGATCGGCTGCAGACACTCTTGGACAAGGTTGTGGGGACAGGCAAGTCGGTGGCGCGCGTTTCAGCAACGTTCGATTTTAAGCAGGTAGAAAAATATGAAGAGAGATACGACCCCGAATCCGCCGCTGTACGCAGCGAGCAGCGCAGCGAGGAAAAGGGGGGGGCGTCCACCGTTGCCGCAGGTGTTCCCGGCGTGCAGTCTAACATGGCGAAGGCCGCTCCTGCAGGAGTCACTTCCGGCGGGGGGTCAAAGAGCGATGAAACCCTCAATTACGAGGTGAGCCGCTCGACTGCCCGGATTATCGAACCGGTCGGGAGCATGAACAAGGTATCCGTAGCAATTCTTGTTGACGGCAAGTATGTGGCGCCGGCAAGCGCCAAAGAAGGCGCAACGGCCAAGGCCAAATATCAGCCGCGCACTCCCGATGAGCTGCAGAAAATCGAAGCCCTCGTCAAAAGCGCAGTCGGGTTTAATGCAGAGCGTGGCGATCAGGTAACGGTTGCCAATATCCCCTTCCAGGAAACCGACGACGGCGGGGCAAGCGATCAGGATAAATGGTGGAATGCGCCGATAATGCAGGCGCTCTTGAAAAACCTGTTGATTGCCTTAGGCTTTTTCGCCCTTCTTTTCCTCGTAATCCGGCCGCTGTTGAAAACGTTGAAACCGCACAAGGCCGCTTCTACTTTCCAGCCGCTGCCCGAAGATGATGCGGCGATGCAGCTGGCCGAAGTGCATAAACAGCAACTGGAGATGCAGAGTCTCAACCAATTGGAATTGATTGAAAAGGTCAAGCAGGACCCTTATCAGGTAGCGCAAATCCTGCAAAACTGGTTGTCTCACAAAGATTAA
- the fliE gene encoding flagellar hook-basal body complex protein FliE, with product MVIKGIESGVGVERAFPSPIAKETKVAAPAEDFSKYLGEMVGKVNEMQVTADKSIQSLAVGESKGLHEVMLAVEKASISFQFLSQVRNKAVEAYQEVMRMPV from the coding sequence ATGGTAATAAAGGGGATTGAAAGTGGGGTTGGGGTCGAACGTGCATTTCCCTCACCCATTGCCAAAGAGACCAAGGTTGCTGCACCGGCCGAAGATTTCAGCAAATATCTGGGTGAAATGGTCGGCAAGGTAAACGAAATGCAGGTAACGGCGGACAAGTCGATTCAGAGTCTTGCCGTCGGGGAATCCAAGGGGCTCCATGAGGTTATGCTCGCCGTGGAAAAGGCGAGCATTTCCTTCCAGTTTCTCAGCCAGGTGCGCAACAAGGCGGTTGAGGCGTATCAAGAGGTTATGCGGATGCCGGTATAA
- the flgC gene encoding flagellar basal body rod protein FlgC, with translation MDFFTSMDISSSALTAERTRMNLISSNLANANSTRTAEGGPYRRKDAVFSARPVAESFSSVFSKTGNRGVPQQVGVVQINEDQNPPRLQYDPTHPDANQQGYVALPNVNVVEEMADMIAATRTYEANVTAAQAAKSMAMKTLELGR, from the coding sequence ATGGACTTCTTTACGTCAATGGATATCAGTTCCTCTGCGTTGACTGCCGAGAGGACCAGGATGAACCTGATTTCCAGCAACCTGGCCAATGCCAATTCGACGAGGACTGCTGAAGGCGGGCCGTACCGGCGCAAGGATGCGGTATTTTCTGCGCGGCCCGTGGCCGAATCCTTCAGTTCCGTCTTCAGCAAAACCGGTAACAGGGGGGTGCCGCAACAGGTCGGCGTAGTGCAGATCAATGAAGACCAGAACCCGCCGCGATTGCAGTATGACCCGACCCATCCCGATGCAAACCAGCAAGGGTATGTGGCGCTGCCTAATGTAAATGTCGTTGAGGAAATGGCGGATATGATTGCTGCCACACGAACCTATGAGGCTAATGTTACGGCGGCTCAGGCGGCAAAGAGCATGGCGATGAAAACCCTTGAACTTGGACGATAA
- the flgB gene encoding flagellar basal body rod protein FlgB — protein sequence MPVDGIFGVTVNVLSKSLDLRARNHSHISANLANAETPGYTPTELSFEGELKEALKGKGKNKGSITNPRHIPLRGGSTTIDGVRGSVIETPASSPGVDGNKVELENEMGRMVENQIMYNATVQLLGKKFDGIKTAIRGGN from the coding sequence ATGCCGGTTGATGGAATTTTTGGAGTAACAGTTAATGTCTTGAGCAAGAGTCTTGACCTGAGGGCCAGAAACCATAGCCATATTTCGGCGAACCTTGCCAATGCTGAAACTCCCGGCTATACGCCCACCGAGCTTTCCTTTGAGGGTGAGCTGAAAGAAGCGCTCAAAGGGAAAGGGAAAAATAAAGGATCGATTACCAATCCGCGACATATCCCTCTTCGCGGAGGGAGCACGACAATTGACGGTGTCAGGGGAAGTGTGATCGAAACACCGGCGAGTTCGCCCGGCGTTGACGGCAATAAGGTCGAATTGGAGAATGAAATGGGGCGAATGGTGGAAAACCAGATCATGTATAACGCAACAGTGCAGCTTTTGGGGAAAAAGTTCGACGGGATAAAAACTGCCATAAGGGGAGGAAACTAA
- a CDS encoding tetratricopeptide repeat protein produces the protein MVAPEAMAQGLTRLQGVEINRHGSYTRIIFKLDNLFTYSLTQLPNQIRLTLKSADSPRFRRFNSYSDTHIGGVAFSQRGNDVHVAIAAKNTITGVRILDQAENVLTVDVGSFPGQQDAPAIVPGRERILSGTEKLIREFDPPLRAEIPFIPTDSRQLQKVIAGEDVLLFQKGEGFLYTEKAAEAVEVFSYFLNKDTPMRALASYRQGEALYLLERYEPALKAFREGERLWPEYLSLNPAATFYYADSIARMGNLADGRRLLVRLIAQLADKTYAPMLLDRLADILARNGREKEAVTIYKTVAENFAGSKAANHAALKLADRRVFFVGFEDYQSLMRIYQDIYKSSGDVFLRDDAHFKAAFLESLYGQSETALAAICQYEKLYPQGIFVAIARGIREDLLLQVYRERYAAKDYEGVVKLAQQNRDYLSRCFTDDQFIRRLSEGFADIHKPVAELELLHYLAEREWAASAAPFMYGRIIDNAVTLDDIPQAEATARSFLIRFPRHPDTHHVLEHLGEISFFKKDMSGVVAELSWLFKPGVKAEFLNSYYYLGKALATSRDYKRADMTLTRYVDGLRQAGMSSPLAGDAYFTVGSGRKKVGDYRGAMVAYRTGLETAGNEMRDQFLYTMGELNLHQKNYKEAKVLWDRIVKEGSDPVWRKMAQQAISDQEWQENNGGRASGLSK, from the coding sequence ATGGTCGCTCCTGAAGCGATGGCGCAGGGCCTCACCCGTTTGCAGGGGGTGGAAATCAATCGGCATGGGAGCTACACCCGCATTATCTTCAAGCTTGATAACCTTTTCACGTATTCACTGACGCAACTGCCGAATCAAATCCGACTCACCTTAAAGAGTGCCGACTCGCCACGCTTCAGGAGGTTCAACTCCTATTCGGACACCCATATCGGGGGGGTTGCTTTTTCCCAGCGCGGCAATGATGTACACGTGGCCATCGCGGCGAAAAACACGATAACGGGGGTGCGAATCCTCGACCAGGCGGAAAATGTCCTGACTGTCGATGTCGGCTCCTTTCCCGGGCAACAGGATGCCCCTGCTATCGTCCCTGGCCGGGAGCGGATATTGAGCGGGACTGAGAAACTGATCAGGGAGTTTGATCCGCCGTTGCGCGCCGAAATTCCATTTATCCCGACTGATAGCCGTCAGCTTCAGAAGGTGATTGCCGGAGAAGACGTACTCCTCTTTCAAAAAGGGGAAGGCTTTCTCTACACTGAAAAGGCTGCCGAGGCCGTAGAGGTTTTTAGCTATTTCCTCAACAAGGATACGCCGATGCGGGCGCTTGCTTCCTATCGCCAGGGTGAGGCCCTCTATCTATTGGAAAGGTATGAGCCGGCATTAAAGGCTTTTCGCGAAGGAGAGCGGCTCTGGCCTGAGTATCTGTCGTTGAATCCCGCAGCAACCTTTTACTACGCGGACAGCATTGCACGCATGGGAAATCTGGCAGATGGCAGACGGCTGCTGGTTCGCTTGATTGCACAGTTGGCAGATAAAACCTATGCACCGATGCTACTGGATCGCCTTGCCGACATCCTGGCCCGTAACGGCAGGGAAAAGGAAGCCGTTACCATATACAAGACCGTGGCGGAAAATTTTGCCGGAAGCAAGGCGGCCAACCACGCCGCATTGAAACTGGCCGACAGGCGGGTATTTTTCGTTGGCTTTGAAGATTATCAATCCTTGATGAGGATATATCAGGATATCTACAAATCCTCGGGTGACGTCTTTCTCAGGGATGATGCCCATTTCAAGGCAGCGTTCCTCGAATCGCTGTATGGTCAGAGTGAAACGGCTTTAGCCGCCATATGTCAATATGAAAAGCTATATCCACAGGGAATATTTGTCGCTATTGCCCGGGGCATTCGCGAAGATCTGCTCTTGCAGGTCTACCGCGAACGGTATGCGGCAAAGGATTATGAGGGGGTTGTCAAGCTGGCGCAACAAAACCGCGATTATCTGTCCCGATGTTTTACCGACGATCAATTTATCCGCCGGCTGTCAGAGGGATTTGCAGATATTCACAAGCCTGTCGCGGAGCTGGAGTTGTTACACTATCTTGCCGAGCGGGAATGGGCGGCGTCCGCTGCCCCGTTCATGTATGGGCGGATTATCGACAACGCCGTGACGCTGGACGATATTCCCCAGGCCGAAGCGACTGCCCGGAGTTTCCTGATCAGGTTCCCCCGTCATCCAGATACTCACCATGTGCTTGAGCATCTGGGAGAAATCAGTTTTTTTAAAAAGGATATGTCCGGTGTTGTTGCCGAACTTTCCTGGCTTTTCAAGCCGGGAGTGAAGGCAGAATTTCTGAATAGCTATTATTACCTGGGGAAAGCGCTTGCAACCTCGCGGGATTATAAAAGGGCTGACATGACCCTGACCAGGTATGTTGATGGGTTACGGCAGGCCGGGATGTCATCGCCACTGGCCGGTGACGCATATTTTACCGTCGGCTCAGGCAGAAAAAAAGTCGGGGACTACCGGGGAGCCATGGTTGCCTATCGCACCGGGCTTGAAACTGCCGGTAATGAGATGCGGGATCAGTTTCTTTATACGATGGGTGAACTGAATCTGCACCAGAAGAATTACAAAGAAGCCAAGGTCCTGTGGGATCGAATTGTAAAGGAAGGTAGCGATCCTGTCTGGCGCAAAATGGCTCAACAGGCCATCAGTGACCAGGAGTGGCAGGAGAATAACGGAGGGCGTGCTTCAGGGTTGTCAAAATAA
- a CDS encoding response regulator, translating into MAEFKELKKMLDAALKQAGEESSMLLGQTLAVNGSELLNTNRQSYFTDMDDAIFVVGVESREEYPGRFYLLFSLGDTIVMSSILLGIPPARIAEKRRLCIMGDDDIDAFGEIANQIIGSFNSVFQPNLPNKVHLKLLPPQKFIPEIDQLTNEEPLPEGDYLMFRAPLETEGQEMHSVDIMVPLALANLFDPQQEQQVESAPTTETADDGGENPANAAKAGSRPETILILSEDSHERQMVKDCLASIGLQLVDAPIGADINDLLNDAEVKVAVIEVAETGERDLAVCNRINAQSKKAPLPIIMCAGEWTRTSVLKALKYGASDIIMKPIDAEELMAKVKRFLHAA; encoded by the coding sequence ATGGCAGAGTTCAAAGAACTGAAAAAGATGCTCGATGCTGCACTGAAACAGGCCGGCGAAGAGAGCAGCATGCTATTGGGGCAGACGCTTGCGGTAAATGGCTCAGAGCTTCTGAACACCAATCGCCAGAGCTACTTTACCGATATGGACGATGCGATTTTTGTGGTCGGCGTCGAATCCAGAGAGGAGTATCCGGGGCGGTTTTATCTCCTCTTTTCCCTCGGTGACACCATAGTTATGAGCAGTATTCTTCTCGGTATCCCACCTGCCAGGATTGCCGAAAAGAGACGGTTGTGCATTATGGGCGATGACGATATAGATGCCTTCGGAGAAATTGCCAACCAGATCATCGGCTCGTTCAATTCGGTGTTTCAGCCAAACTTGCCTAATAAGGTCCACCTGAAACTCCTCCCCCCGCAAAAGTTTATCCCTGAAATTGATCAGCTCACCAATGAAGAGCCCTTGCCCGAAGGTGATTACCTGATGTTTCGCGCGCCTCTGGAGACAGAGGGGCAGGAGATGCATTCTGTCGACATCATGGTCCCGCTGGCCCTGGCCAATCTCTTTGATCCCCAGCAAGAGCAGCAGGTTGAGTCTGCGCCCACGACCGAAACGGCCGATGACGGGGGGGAAAATCCCGCCAACGCGGCCAAAGCCGGCTCCCGACCGGAGACAATCCTCATCCTCAGCGAGGATTCGCACGAGAGGCAGATGGTCAAAGATTGCCTCGCCTCCATAGGCTTGCAACTTGTTGATGCGCCTATAGGCGCGGATATTAATGACCTGCTTAACGATGCCGAGGTTAAGGTCGCGGTAATCGAAGTTGCTGAAACGGGAGAACGGGACCTTGCTGTCTGTAACAGAATAAACGCACAAAGTAAAAAGGCGCCCCTTCCCATTATCATGTGTGCCGGTGAATGGACCCGCACGAGCGTACTCAAGGCCCTTAAATACGGGGCAAGTGATATAATCATGAAACCCATTGACGCCGAAGAATTAATGGCAAAGGTAAAAAGATTCCTCCATGCTGCTTAA
- a CDS encoding chemotaxis protein CheX → MTLNLAVSESVHMQEEDLAGYVIHATKEVFNTMVMLDLEDSYPLREPVTTFHCSVTGMVGLAGTYTGILSIHCPRSFALRITSNMLGMEVDEVGEDVNDALGEIANMLGGYVKQILSKGGLDINLSIPTVISGEEYTVNSMSDSNCVIIPFTNEGERFLVGLKLRKEM, encoded by the coding sequence ATGACTTTGAATTTAGCTGTTTCTGAATCCGTCCATATGCAGGAAGAAGATCTGGCAGGTTATGTAATCCATGCCACAAAGGAAGTATTCAATACGATGGTGATGCTTGACCTGGAAGACTCCTATCCGTTACGTGAACCGGTCACCACGTTTCATTGCAGCGTTACCGGCATGGTCGGACTCGCAGGGACCTATACCGGCATCCTCTCCATTCATTGTCCCAGGTCATTCGCCTTACGAATTACCTCCAACATGCTCGGCATGGAGGTGGATGAGGTCGGTGAAGACGTCAACGACGCTTTGGGTGAGATTGCCAATATGTTAGGCGGATACGTCAAGCAGATTCTCTCAAAGGGAGGGCTTGATATAAACCTTTCCATACCGACAGTCATCTCGGGCGAAGAATACACGGTCAACTCCATGTCCGACAGTAATTGCGTGATAATTCCTTTTACCAATGAAGGTGAAAGGTTTCTCGTAGGACTTAAATTAAGAAAAGAGATGTAG
- a CDS encoding response regulator gives MANVLIVDDSSTMRKIISRSLRQAGLVLDDIYEAGDGIEGLSVLGEKTVGLILSDINMPNMDGLEFIKQVRASGKTMPIVMITTEGGEDVLKEAMTNGASDSIKKPFTPEQLNEKLGGML, from the coding sequence ATGGCAAACGTGTTAATTGTCGATGATTCATCTACCATGAGAAAAATTATTTCCCGATCATTGCGGCAGGCGGGACTGGTCCTGGATGATATCTATGAGGCTGGTGACGGGATCGAAGGACTCAGTGTTCTCGGGGAAAAAACAGTGGGCCTCATCCTTTCCGACATCAATATGCCGAACATGGACGGACTGGAATTCATCAAACAGGTGCGGGCCAGTGGCAAGACGATGCCGATCGTGATGATAACCACCGAAGGGGGCGAGGATGTTCTGAAAGAGGCCATGACCAATGGGGCCAGCGACAGCATTAAAAAGCCGTTCACTCCTGAGCAGCTTAATGAAAAATTGGGAGGGATGCTGTGA